From Halalkalicoccus subterraneus, the proteins below share one genomic window:
- a CDS encoding EamA family transporter: protein MGVPGVNSAVVFGSLTMVSWGIWIVVGNAASESMDPTTAAAISYLVATLLAVGFVVVSGASLAITPRGGALAGVAGLFAGIGFVSMYVGLSHGSTTVVSTLGAMYFVVAALIGMAVLGDEITTTRVAGLLLAGVAVVLVAQ, encoded by the coding sequence ATGGGAGTCCCTGGGGTGAATTCGGCCGTGGTGTTCGGATCGCTGACGATGGTGTCATGGGGAATCTGGATCGTCGTGGGAAACGCCGCCTCGGAATCCATGGACCCGACGACGGCTGCCGCGATATCGTATCTCGTCGCAACCCTCCTTGCAGTCGGGTTCGTTGTCGTCTCAGGTGCCTCGCTGGCCATCACGCCACGAGGCGGGGCGCTCGCCGGCGTGGCTGGATTGTTCGCCGGAATCGGCTTCGTCTCGATGTACGTCGGTCTCTCACATGGCTCAACGACGGTCGTTTCGACGCTCGGTGCCATGTATTTCGTCGTCGCAGCGCTCATCGGGATGGCCGTGCTCGGAGACGAAATCACCACAACGAGAGTCGCAGGGCTCCTGCTCGCCGGTGTTGCTGTCGTCCTCGTAGCGCAATAG